The following are from one region of the Alicyclobacillus fastidiosus genome:
- a CDS encoding penicillin-binding transpeptidase domain-containing protein, with the protein MNNKPKKLKKMLRINVVYSIIFLSFTGLVLRAAYVEIAKGPTFRNAEVNTQFVKVAETPQRGWIYDANGQVLAWDTPSDNIVLDNFTVIPSKTLHNIANQLAPVLNETPQKLYHTMTTDKTDLQIPLATNATKSQIAYVVEHNSDLPNVEITQTYQRQYPEGDLAGQVLGYVGSITAQNKSTYVDKDHYLVSQKVGITGIEQEYESTLQGKAGDEMLTVDPSTGTVQTVGSAPPALAGDNIQLTLDGHLQAQAQNIVLNLIKQQNNQGLITNASAVMLNVKTGGVLSMVSYPYLNPNWFTDGKPITTAQANYLNSGAEVNNAIQDRQNPGSTVKPANLLTAFKQGAMSPATTLYDAGRLFIGTTQLNEDMNMVFGELDPIRAIAVSSDVFFYQVGLRLGKWFGSSASSGGTYPPSDGSYQHYLNTDFAKGLNELYQGEWDFGLGPKTGIDLPNEIGGQFYIYNTQTQSAQQYNLQASEASIKKTGEYPNNGTPASLAEGGIGQEQEFTTMQLATYAMTLANNGKKLQPHLLDKVYNSSDTPTNGAKPVSTYKTKVTGQVSGSAQDYALIRQAMYEVTTGGGDATANGLFTNSPYQVAAKTGTAQITIHGQKTDNSVFICYAPLNNPQVAMAVMIPGGGYGASLAGVIAKQMLDAYFDEHHASFMPKSDWTSTQIPSSWTSSPANQLP; encoded by the coding sequence ATGAATAACAAGCCGAAAAAATTGAAGAAAATGCTCCGCATCAACGTCGTCTATTCGATTATCTTTTTGTCGTTCACAGGCCTTGTCCTGCGCGCGGCATACGTCGAGATCGCCAAAGGGCCGACCTTTCGCAACGCCGAGGTGAACACGCAGTTCGTCAAAGTGGCGGAAACTCCGCAGCGCGGTTGGATTTACGACGCCAACGGCCAGGTTCTCGCCTGGGACACGCCGTCCGACAACATCGTGTTGGACAACTTCACGGTCATCCCGTCCAAGACGCTGCACAATATCGCCAACCAGTTGGCACCGGTGTTAAACGAGACGCCGCAAAAGCTGTATCACACGATGACGACTGACAAGACGGACCTGCAGATTCCGCTCGCGACGAACGCGACGAAGAGCCAGATCGCATATGTCGTCGAGCACAATTCCGATTTGCCGAACGTCGAGATCACGCAGACCTACCAACGTCAGTACCCCGAGGGCGACCTGGCGGGCCAAGTACTTGGGTACGTCGGGAGCATTACCGCCCAGAACAAGTCCACCTACGTCGACAAAGACCACTATTTGGTCAGTCAAAAGGTAGGTATCACGGGAATCGAGCAAGAATACGAGTCGACGCTGCAAGGTAAAGCTGGGGACGAAATGCTCACGGTCGATCCCTCCACAGGCACGGTTCAAACCGTCGGGTCGGCGCCGCCGGCGCTCGCAGGTGACAACATCCAGCTTACGCTGGACGGCCACCTCCAAGCCCAAGCGCAGAACATCGTCTTGAACCTGATCAAGCAGCAAAATAACCAAGGGCTCATCACCAACGCGTCCGCCGTGATGCTCAATGTGAAAACCGGTGGCGTCCTGTCCATGGTCAGTTACCCGTATCTCAACCCGAACTGGTTCACAGATGGCAAGCCGATTACAACGGCGCAAGCGAATTACCTCAATTCGGGTGCCGAAGTAAACAACGCGATTCAAGATCGGCAGAATCCAGGCTCCACCGTGAAGCCTGCCAATTTGCTGACCGCCTTTAAACAAGGGGCGATGTCCCCCGCTACCACCCTCTACGACGCCGGCCGTCTATTCATCGGCACGACGCAGTTGAACGAGGACATGAATATGGTGTTCGGCGAACTGGATCCCATTCGCGCCATCGCCGTGTCCAGTGACGTGTTCTTCTATCAGGTTGGGTTGCGACTCGGAAAGTGGTTCGGCAGCAGCGCCTCGAGCGGCGGCACGTATCCGCCAAGCGACGGCAGCTATCAACACTACTTAAATACCGACTTCGCAAAAGGTCTGAACGAGCTGTACCAGGGCGAATGGGATTTCGGCTTGGGGCCGAAAACCGGCATTGACCTGCCGAACGAAATCGGTGGACAATTCTACATTTACAATACCCAAACACAAAGCGCACAACAGTACAACCTCCAGGCGAGCGAGGCGTCCATCAAGAAGACCGGGGAATACCCAAACAATGGTACACCTGCGAGTTTGGCGGAGGGTGGCATCGGGCAGGAGCAGGAGTTTACGACCATGCAATTGGCGACGTACGCGATGACGTTGGCCAACAACGGCAAAAAACTGCAACCTCACCTACTCGACAAGGTCTACAACTCGAGTGACACGCCGACGAATGGGGCCAAGCCCGTATCCACGTACAAGACCAAGGTCACGGGGCAGGTCAGTGGGTCGGCGCAAGATTACGCACTCATTCGGCAGGCGATGTACGAGGTCACAACCGGTGGTGGAGACGCGACGGCAAACGGTCTCTTCACGAATTCGCCCTACCAGGTAGCGGCAAAAACCGGTACAGCCCAAATCACGATTCACGGTCAAAAGACGGACAACTCGGTGTTCATCTGCTATGCGCCCTTGAACAACCCGCAAGTCGCGATGGCCGTCATGATCCCCGGCGGTGGTTACGGCGCATCGCTCGCCGGCGTCATCGCCAAACAAATGCTTGACGCCTACTTCGACGAGCACCATGCGTCGTTTATGCCGAAGAGCGATTGGACGAGCACGCAAATCCCATCGAGCTGGACGTCCTCACCGGCCAATCAATTGCCGTAA
- a CDS encoding DUF2935 domain-containing protein, whose product MDYVKTALFEHRFWLQVLGDHARFIHTSLAPKEESDIRIAESFIARFDTLLTEARGGVAAPSLSDLNERARRYATKFRAYKLHLLERHLVGKIATSLPPTFLNHMVNEIEEYLRILECLCEGETPPPLHPVHHHLLWLQDAFGHAATLTQQVDPAEQGFAHKSEAFRKQFEAFYLKAVEFAGYLRTQVDEFPALSKFNLDVGLEMKLFSEFLGELEELRLSDELLGVLEPLLPDHMAREECYYLLKLAEVTELETPNCDPTAPRVQT is encoded by the coding sequence ATGGACTACGTCAAGACAGCACTGTTTGAACACCGATTCTGGTTGCAAGTATTAGGCGATCACGCCCGATTCATCCATACGAGTCTAGCGCCGAAAGAGGAATCGGACATCCGCATAGCAGAGTCGTTTATCGCACGCTTCGATACATTGCTCACAGAGGCGCGGGGCGGTGTGGCGGCGCCGTCCCTCTCTGACTTGAATGAGCGCGCTCGCCGCTATGCCACGAAGTTTCGCGCATACAAACTCCATCTGCTCGAACGCCATCTCGTCGGCAAGATCGCGACCAGCCTGCCGCCGACGTTTTTGAATCATATGGTCAACGAGATCGAGGAGTATCTGCGCATTTTGGAGTGCCTGTGCGAAGGCGAAACGCCGCCGCCACTTCACCCAGTCCACCATCACTTGCTGTGGCTTCAAGATGCGTTCGGGCACGCGGCGACCCTGACCCAACAAGTCGATCCCGCCGAACAGGGCTTCGCACACAAGAGCGAAGCATTTCGCAAGCAATTCGAGGCGTTCTACCTGAAGGCAGTCGAATTCGCCGGATACTTGCGCACGCAGGTAGATGAGTTTCCAGCGCTCTCGAAGTTCAACCTGGACGTCGGCCTCGAGATGAAACTATTTTCGGAGTTTCTCGGAGAACTTGAGGAACTGCGGCTCTCCGACGAGCTGCTCGGCGTCCTCGAACCACTGCTTCCCGACCATATGGCACGCGAGGAGTGTTACTACTTGCTCAAACTCGCGGAGGTCACCGAACTAGAGACGCCTAATTGCGACCCGACCGCCCCCCGCGTACAAACGTGA
- a CDS encoding nitronate monooxygenase, with protein sequence MSSLFTPLCTLLQTRLPIIQAPMAGGPTTPELVAAVSNAGALGSLGAGYMTPQAIQESIRAIKRYTNQPFAVNLFIPSQASEAIPDVAPMKQFLLQMSPRHETQGDAASIPAFEDQLAVVIAERVPVFSFTFGQLKPEMVLELQSRGTTVVGTATTVEEAVALATSGVDAIVAQGYEAGGHRGTFLCHVEAALIGTMALIPQIVNQLRIPVIASGGIMDGRGIAASLMLGAAGVQLGTSFLVTEESGAHPVYKQAVLESGASDTVLTSGFSGKAARAIRNRFTDEIREFPGEIPPYPTQNTLTRPLRNWAAEQGDPDYLSLFAGQGAAMGRALPAAELVHQLVEETKASLNRACRLL encoded by the coding sequence ATGTCCTCTTTATTCACGCCACTGTGTACGCTGTTGCAAACGCGCTTGCCAATCATTCAAGCGCCAATGGCAGGAGGCCCGACGACGCCCGAGCTGGTCGCGGCCGTGTCCAACGCCGGCGCACTCGGATCTCTTGGCGCAGGGTACATGACGCCGCAAGCCATCCAAGAATCCATCCGCGCAATCAAGCGATACACGAATCAGCCGTTTGCCGTGAATTTATTCATCCCGTCTCAGGCATCGGAGGCAATCCCCGATGTCGCGCCCATGAAACAGTTCCTTTTGCAGATGTCCCCAAGGCATGAGACCCAAGGCGACGCCGCTTCAATCCCCGCCTTCGAGGATCAACTTGCGGTCGTCATCGCCGAACGCGTGCCCGTCTTCAGCTTCACGTTCGGCCAACTCAAGCCCGAAATGGTGCTCGAACTGCAGAGTCGTGGTACGACGGTCGTCGGCACCGCGACCACCGTCGAGGAGGCGGTCGCGCTCGCAACGTCTGGCGTCGATGCGATTGTCGCTCAGGGGTACGAGGCGGGCGGCCACCGTGGAACGTTCCTGTGCCATGTCGAGGCCGCACTCATCGGGACGATGGCCCTCATCCCGCAAATCGTGAACCAGTTGCGTATTCCCGTCATCGCCTCTGGCGGCATTATGGATGGGCGCGGCATTGCCGCAAGTCTCATGCTCGGCGCTGCGGGCGTTCAACTGGGGACCTCTTTTCTCGTCACAGAAGAAAGTGGTGCGCACCCGGTTTACAAACAGGCCGTACTGGAAAGCGGTGCGTCGGACACGGTACTGACCAGCGGGTTTTCCGGCAAGGCCGCGCGCGCAATTCGGAATCGCTTTACGGACGAGATCCGCGAGTTTCCAGGCGAGATCCCACCCTACCCCACGCAAAACACCCTTACGCGCCCGTTGCGCAACTGGGCGGCCGAACAAGGCGACCCTGACTACCTGTCGCTATTCGCAGGACAGGGGGCGGCTATGGGTCGAGCGCTCCCAGCAGCCGAACTCGTCCACCAGCTCGTTGAGGAGACAAAAGCTTCCCTGAACCGCGCCTGCCGGCTCCTCTGA
- a CDS encoding adenosylcobinamide amidohydrolase — MRSTWTMLHPSEGQTTPEWWGPGRIRIREHSDALHLESPYRIRAISSAVVGGGLCDVRHLFNFQVESDYARVDPADDLALRLVHRGIDPEDSLALMTAVRVADASFVSAQGDGWDILTVVTCGFGNAASVQDVDEVDDVCVKRTIGTINIISVVAGALTDGALVNAVITATEAKASALSEMGILTRAHQHPATGTTSDAIVIGSNQRADCTPVAYTGLATSFGRALAKTVYHGVLDSGAKYRARLLAAQTPAGYVLRHIDPMR, encoded by the coding sequence TTGAGGAGTACGTGGACGATGCTCCACCCGTCAGAAGGGCAGACGACTCCCGAGTGGTGGGGACCTGGCCGAATACGCATCCGCGAGCATTCGGATGCACTACATCTCGAGAGTCCGTATCGCATTCGGGCGATCAGTTCAGCTGTGGTGGGCGGCGGACTCTGCGATGTGCGCCATCTGTTCAACTTTCAGGTCGAGTCCGACTATGCGAGAGTCGATCCGGCGGATGACCTCGCCCTCCGCCTCGTCCATCGCGGCATTGACCCGGAGGACTCCCTGGCCCTGATGACTGCCGTGCGCGTCGCGGACGCGAGTTTTGTCAGTGCGCAAGGCGACGGTTGGGATATCCTCACGGTCGTCACCTGTGGCTTTGGCAATGCGGCGAGTGTACAGGATGTCGACGAAGTCGATGACGTGTGTGTCAAGCGCACGATTGGCACCATCAACATCATCAGCGTGGTCGCTGGCGCTTTGACAGACGGTGCCTTGGTGAACGCCGTGATCACAGCCACTGAAGCGAAAGCGTCTGCGTTGTCCGAGATGGGCATTCTCACGAGGGCGCATCAACATCCAGCGACTGGGACGACGTCGGATGCCATCGTCATCGGTTCCAACCAGAGGGCCGATTGCACGCCTGTTGCGTATACCGGCCTTGCCACGTCGTTTGGGCGAGCGCTGGCCAAGACCGTCTATCATGGGGTACTCGATTCTGGTGCGAAATACCGCGCTCGACTCCTCGCGGCACAAACGCCTGCTGGGTATGTCTTGCGTCATATTGATCCCATGCGGTGA
- the cbiB gene encoding adenosylcobinamide-phosphate synthase CbiB — protein sequence MDWLNPCLFTGVALLVDYIVGDPPRIPHPVVLIGRWIAWLDKSWNRQPAAFLRSRVLGGLLTIVTVGGAGALTWLILYLLHQVSPWLAILANVWLISTTIAWRGLLRAGVCVYRALQQDGIEAGRVAVAMIVGRDTAHLDEAQVTRACVETLAENIVDAIVSPVVFGCIGGAPLAMAYRAANTLDSMVGYRSERHRHFGWSSARLDDLLNYFPARLTALLLFVAIALVKGDARRAWRIWRRDAQLHPSPNSGIPESMVAGALGVQLGGQNVYGGVLSSRAKLGDATRSLESSDIRRAAHLVSAVSWVLLATTLVAAAIWWTA from the coding sequence ATGGATTGGTTGAACCCCTGTCTGTTCACAGGTGTTGCGCTTCTGGTTGACTATATCGTGGGCGATCCGCCCCGCATCCCCCACCCTGTCGTCCTCATTGGCAGGTGGATTGCGTGGCTCGACAAGTCGTGGAATCGACAGCCGGCGGCGTTCCTGCGCTCACGCGTGCTTGGTGGCCTATTGACCATCGTGACCGTCGGCGGCGCAGGTGCACTCACCTGGTTGATTCTCTATCTGTTGCACCAGGTCTCACCGTGGTTGGCCATCCTCGCGAACGTGTGGCTGATTTCGACGACCATCGCTTGGCGTGGCCTCCTGCGGGCCGGAGTGTGTGTATACCGAGCCCTGCAACAGGATGGTATCGAGGCCGGGCGCGTGGCTGTCGCCATGATCGTTGGGCGCGATACGGCGCATCTCGACGAGGCACAGGTGACCCGCGCCTGCGTGGAAACGCTCGCGGAGAACATCGTAGACGCGATTGTGTCGCCGGTCGTGTTCGGTTGCATTGGCGGTGCGCCCCTAGCGATGGCCTATCGCGCCGCGAACACACTGGATTCGATGGTCGGGTACAGAAGTGAGCGCCACCGCCATTTCGGCTGGTCCTCCGCGCGGTTGGACGACCTGTTGAACTACTTTCCTGCGCGGCTGACGGCGCTCCTCCTGTTCGTCGCCATCGCACTCGTTAAGGGTGATGCGCGCCGTGCCTGGCGCATCTGGCGTCGCGATGCCCAGCTGCACCCAAGCCCCAACAGTGGCATCCCCGAATCGATGGTGGCGGGCGCACTTGGCGTGCAGTTGGGCGGTCAAAACGTATACGGTGGCGTCTTGTCCAGTCGCGCGAAGCTGGGCGACGCCACGCGTTCTCTCGAGTCGAGCGATATCCGCAGGGCGGCGCACCTTGTCAGCGCCGTTTCCTGGGTTCTGCTTGCAACTACGCTGGTCGCTGCGGCCATCTGGTGGACCGCTTGA
- a CDS encoding aminotransferase class I/II-fold pyridoxal phosphate-dependent enzyme, translating into MAHGGKVYEYADTYGIELAKVLDFSANINPLGPPKRVLQAIERALPYVVHYPDARQLSVKEAIARAHGLETTSVLCGNGATEVMELVFRAVRPSRTFVLHPAFSEYAAIADRVGSPLTALPLTHTDDGWTLPLEALNEQLQPGHLVVINTPHNPTSSVWPWPTLQACVARWCRRGVFVVIDESFIDFLPDVRAISAIEDAAVTKRLFVVRSATKIYSIPGLRFGFGIGHREFVREIERNRDGWSVNALAQAAACAAYQDLAFLESTRRWLEEEKVYLEKTWGADRRLTWHAPSTNFFLVDFRSTDIAQNVVQSLVGAGIFCRSCADFQGLGARYVRFAIRSHADNVQLWRAVADAMDEVGPSHS; encoded by the coding sequence ATGGCACATGGCGGAAAAGTGTACGAGTATGCGGATACGTACGGGATCGAGTTGGCCAAGGTGTTGGATTTTAGTGCGAATATCAATCCACTAGGGCCGCCAAAGCGAGTCCTACAAGCCATTGAGAGGGCGTTGCCGTACGTGGTCCACTATCCTGACGCGAGGCAACTTTCGGTCAAGGAGGCCATCGCTCGAGCGCATGGTTTGGAGACGACGTCCGTGCTCTGCGGCAATGGGGCAACAGAGGTGATGGAGCTCGTGTTTCGCGCGGTAAGGCCCTCGCGAACATTTGTACTGCACCCGGCGTTCTCCGAGTACGCAGCCATCGCGGATCGCGTGGGCTCGCCCTTGACGGCCCTCCCGTTGACGCACACGGACGACGGGTGGACCCTGCCGCTAGAAGCGCTTAATGAGCAGCTTCAGCCAGGCCATCTCGTCGTGATCAACACCCCGCACAACCCAACGAGCAGCGTGTGGCCGTGGCCCACCTTGCAGGCGTGCGTGGCGCGTTGGTGTCGGCGAGGGGTGTTTGTCGTCATCGACGAGTCGTTTATCGACTTTTTACCGGACGTGCGAGCGATTTCCGCCATCGAGGACGCCGCCGTGACCAAGCGGCTGTTCGTCGTCAGATCGGCTACGAAAATCTACTCCATCCCCGGCCTGCGCTTTGGATTTGGCATCGGTCACCGGGAGTTTGTGCGCGAAATCGAGCGCAATCGCGATGGCTGGAGCGTCAATGCGCTGGCGCAGGCAGCTGCCTGCGCGGCGTATCAAGACCTGGCATTCCTCGAGTCGACCCGCAGGTGGCTCGAGGAAGAGAAAGTGTATCTGGAGAAGACTTGGGGGGCAGACAGGAGACTGACTTGGCATGCGCCGAGCACTAATTTTTTCCTCGTCGACTTTCGGTCGACTGACATCGCACAAAACGTCGTACAATCGCTCGTCGGAGCGGGGATCTTCTGTCGGTCCTGTGCAGATTTCCAGGGTCTTGGCGCCCGCTACGTGCGCTTTGCGATCCGCTCGCACGCCGACAACGTGCAGTTGTGGCGGGCGGTGGCAGACGCGATGGACGAAGTGGGTCCGTCACATTCGTAA
- a CDS encoding acyl-CoA thioesterase, with product MFTRAIQVRFSECDGLGHVNNTQYLNYMEDARMDVFRLFNPSLSLDKWNLIVASTRCDFLAQVTYAQQLTVSTWIPRIGNASFSVHHAIQDEAGDWVARAEAILIAYDYEAKSAIPIWETARMALEEHAVGPDGVPDLRM from the coding sequence ATGTTTACTCGAGCAATTCAAGTGCGCTTTTCCGAATGTGATGGCCTGGGACACGTCAACAACACACAATATTTAAACTATATGGAAGATGCCCGCATGGACGTGTTTCGATTGTTCAACCCGTCGCTCTCCCTCGACAAGTGGAACCTGATCGTCGCTTCCACTCGCTGCGATTTTCTGGCGCAAGTCACCTACGCCCAACAATTGACGGTCTCGACCTGGATCCCGCGCATCGGAAACGCCAGTTTTTCCGTGCATCACGCGATTCAAGACGAAGCAGGTGACTGGGTCGCGCGCGCAGAGGCCATCCTGATCGCGTACGACTACGAAGCAAAGTCCGCGATACCCATCTGGGAAACGGCCAGAATGGCACTCGAAGAACACGCTGTCGGCCCTGACGGGGTTCCTGACTTACGAATGTGA
- a CDS encoding EAL domain-containing protein, which translates to MVSNGPLRLDIKNVSTAVMEYVSDLLVVLSPDGCIHDASPSAYRSLGVTKHNLIGRPLLEYIHADDVASFERLLADVREVPAGGVRRAQWRCLQLQSEPLVLDVQVIPIADDTAQLQSILLCARNITQERRIQAQIHRSEQVYKSLFEYNADAVFALDLEGRFVEVNKACEHVSGYGVETLQGTAFHPLIAPEELAIVNENFVRACHGETRNLDITIIHRSGERVVLNVTSLPITVDDRVVGIYGIAKDITSIRHKEKLLLIQKSVSESIAAGDDVEHVLQEITECVGRLFEDCIPCIMLVSESGDALLAAACSDKLSMQYIGALDAVPIDRDAGSYGAAAYHNTPVVVTDIEADPLWQNYRSLARAEGLRACFAVPILSDDHQVVGAFGLYYKTRKQPTVEILEAMKIFSHLAGLAIVRHQHAAKLHALANTDPLTGLPNRRYFMDRLRRAVQAGEQVGLIFLDLDRFKWINDTLGHTFGDKVLLEYVRRVGSCIDKRALFSRLGGDEFAVIVPDVTTEQDVMAVAERVLRLSDKLVHIDGHNLRVTSSIGTYLSPDAECDVEALLSNVDTALYTAKNSGRNNIKRFDPNMKFVTYDRLVMESDIQRAIDEEQFYMVYQPKFHAEEGRITGVEALIRWHHPREMLISPGDFIPVAEQAGLISSVDEWVLREVCRQIKEWDRHGIEIPVSVNISQIHFQQFDFGDRLRRTIEQYGVNAGLIDIEITETALMQHATEEHVFAKLQELRDIGVTVSIDDFGIGHSSLNLLRKFPVDFLKIDQSFVRDHQKPDIVTAIIQLGHSLCMRVVAEGVESEEELDFLTAQGCDEIQGYLLARPMAPEDIVRTYSYIG; encoded by the coding sequence ATGGTCTCAAATGGACCACTGCGGTTGGATATCAAAAACGTGTCGACGGCGGTGATGGAATACGTATCGGACTTGCTAGTGGTCCTTTCCCCCGATGGATGCATTCACGACGCGTCGCCGTCCGCGTATCGGAGCCTCGGTGTCACAAAGCATAACCTCATCGGAAGACCATTGCTCGAGTACATCCATGCCGATGACGTCGCTTCCTTCGAACGCTTGCTGGCTGACGTCCGAGAGGTACCCGCGGGTGGCGTCCGGCGCGCGCAATGGAGATGCTTACAACTGCAGTCTGAGCCGCTGGTGCTAGACGTGCAAGTGATCCCGATAGCGGACGACACCGCGCAGCTTCAGTCCATCCTGCTGTGTGCGAGAAACATTACCCAGGAACGGCGGATTCAAGCTCAAATTCATCGCAGCGAACAAGTCTATAAATCCCTTTTTGAATACAATGCAGACGCGGTCTTTGCACTCGACCTCGAAGGCCGTTTTGTCGAAGTGAACAAGGCGTGTGAACACGTGTCCGGTTACGGTGTGGAGACGCTCCAAGGGACTGCATTTCACCCGCTGATAGCTCCTGAGGAGTTGGCCATCGTCAACGAGAACTTCGTGCGCGCGTGCCACGGCGAGACTCGCAACCTGGACATCACGATCATCCACCGCTCGGGAGAGCGCGTGGTGTTGAATGTCACCAGTTTGCCCATCACGGTGGACGACCGCGTCGTCGGGATCTACGGCATCGCCAAAGACATCACGTCGATCCGGCACAAGGAGAAGCTCTTGCTCATCCAAAAATCCGTGTCGGAGTCGATCGCGGCCGGTGACGACGTGGAGCATGTTCTACAGGAGATCACAGAGTGCGTCGGCAGGCTGTTTGAGGACTGTATCCCGTGTATCATGCTGGTCAGTGAAAGCGGAGACGCTCTGTTGGCTGCAGCGTGTTCGGACAAGCTGTCGATGCAGTACATCGGCGCGTTGGACGCGGTGCCCATCGACCGCGACGCCGGAAGTTATGGGGCGGCCGCTTACCACAACACACCAGTCGTCGTGACTGACATCGAGGCAGATCCACTGTGGCAAAACTATCGGTCTCTGGCTCGCGCTGAAGGGCTGCGCGCATGTTTCGCGGTTCCGATTTTGTCCGACGACCACCAAGTAGTTGGGGCGTTCGGCCTCTATTACAAGACGAGGAAGCAGCCGACCGTCGAGATCCTCGAGGCCATGAAGATATTCTCACACCTAGCCGGACTGGCTATCGTTCGACACCAGCACGCTGCCAAGCTGCATGCGCTCGCCAATACGGACCCACTCACAGGGCTACCCAACCGCCGTTACTTTATGGATAGGCTGCGCCGAGCGGTTCAGGCGGGGGAACAGGTAGGACTCATCTTTCTCGATCTCGACCGCTTCAAGTGGATCAACGATACCTTAGGCCACACGTTTGGCGACAAGGTTTTGCTGGAGTACGTGCGGAGGGTCGGTTCGTGCATCGATAAAAGGGCCTTGTTCTCGCGGCTTGGCGGCGATGAGTTCGCCGTGATCGTGCCAGACGTGACGACGGAGCAGGACGTGATGGCTGTCGCTGAGCGGGTTTTGCGGCTGTCGGACAAATTGGTGCACATCGACGGGCACAACTTGCGTGTGACTTCGAGTATTGGAACGTACTTGTCTCCCGACGCAGAATGCGACGTCGAAGCGCTGCTCAGCAATGTGGACACGGCGTTGTATACGGCAAAAAATAGCGGCCGGAACAACATCAAGCGATTTGATCCCAACATGAAATTTGTCACGTACGACCGACTGGTGATGGAAAGTGACATTCAGAGGGCCATCGACGAAGAGCAATTCTACATGGTCTATCAACCGAAGTTTCATGCCGAAGAGGGCCGCATCACTGGTGTCGAGGCCTTAATCCGGTGGCATCACCCCCGGGAAATGCTTATTTCCCCAGGCGACTTCATTCCTGTGGCCGAACAGGCGGGGCTCATTAGCAGTGTCGACGAGTGGGTACTCCGCGAAGTCTGTCGGCAAATTAAGGAGTGGGATCGGCACGGGATCGAAATACCTGTGAGCGTCAATATCTCACAGATCCACTTTCAGCAATTCGACTTCGGAGACCGGCTTCGCCGGACCATTGAGCAGTACGGTGTGAATGCCGGACTTATCGACATCGAGATCACGGAAACGGCACTGATGCAGCACGCGACGGAAGAACACGTCTTCGCGAAACTTCAAGAGCTCAGAGATATCGGTGTGACCGTCTCGATTGACGACTTTGGCATCGGGCACAGTTCGCTGAACCTCTTGCGTAAATTCCCTGTCGATTTCCTGAAGATTGACCAGAGTTTCGTTCGCGATCACCAAAAACCCGACATCGTGACGGCCATCATCCAGCTCGGCCACAGCCTTTGCATGCGCGTGGTAGCCGAGGGCGTGGAGTCCGAGGAGGAGCTGGACTTCTTAACCGCGCAGGGGTGTGACGAGATTCAGGGTTATTTGTTGGCGAGACCGATGGCGCCAGAAGATATCGTCCGCACGTACAGCTACATCGGCTAA
- a CDS encoding DUF2653 family protein, with amino-acid sequence MFGRSRRDIELSEPDIADACCEFIANRLNCMPQDVVVQLTFRDEDGFGADITVRGIRENAMEQLDLIDAIQEYVAERERYRGAENRVTHVELQFSDHRGVYAQVRYL; translated from the coding sequence ATGTTCGGGAGAAGTCGCCGAGACATCGAGTTGAGCGAACCGGATATTGCAGACGCGTGTTGTGAGTTTATTGCCAATCGACTCAACTGCATGCCGCAGGACGTCGTGGTCCAGCTGACGTTTCGTGATGAGGATGGATTCGGCGCGGATATTACGGTTCGAGGCATTCGGGAGAACGCAATGGAACAACTGGATCTCATTGACGCCATTCAAGAGTACGTGGCTGAGCGCGAGCGGTATCGCGGTGCCGAGAACCGTGTCACGCATGTGGAATTGCAGTTTTCTGACCATCGTGGGGTATACGCACAAGTGCGATATTTGTAA